A region from the Triticum urartu cultivar G1812 chromosome 1, Tu2.1, whole genome shotgun sequence genome encodes:
- the LOC125529277 gene encoding uncharacterized protein LOC125529277 isoform X2, translated as MSLLGVAFLIGTQNSQFKHPIWVLWAMQQMRSMYLIVAYSWASGSFLHGWSSPLVTAYMGTEAGICREGDPTTMLKYKYLVCGDQKQKVQLQAPGYEFYLKVKSEGVFITLDKTWQLPSNQHADDDAGDVQPSWTKDLCLSFALYRLLRCRFDDLPLPADSIKSTRKLMYEIIGKKDEDLSAQIHHHAEGTFSGDLPAQIGHHSERSFSRGLPAHIDHHAERAFGIAELELAFLNDYFYTRYPILFWRGFPLIFAWYPPLTIALIAWLGRDIYKLYKPKQGEIAHVVHRVNVDLIITWIFMGIIVLKESWKVVTYLLSDWTKVMLLCEYTSRTLKWVPEWLWEFLVQILCTPGCRIGRRWHNKIGQYEFLQSFGHNPRNILYWLSLGLVPKEIRGAKVGSPTELPEDVKAAVLKSLCSLDLKQNSLKSDLPTDVKQFNFEWTFKLGTWCHSILVWHIATSLCEIELAQHYNSSLTTSELLSAIKTALNCFSSQPYVIKEDRIEGWLRANYIAANSISRYCAYLLLIEPDLLPDSFLTADDLFRNTVDEALDILKGCDTLQSIYRRLIRGVPQQDDQKMDRLRTHPNTILASAARLAWSLIHEIPDEVVRWKVLAEVWVDILVHTAPSWNASAHKKCLATGSEFITHIWVILSHCNVHSSKRWPYQEPPHDDDDQGVERQGVGAPAPHEPNVGAAGERSVSKDPSNGALQEQDQKWGPIPGQQLTTNGQQLAQNETDESNKIQELGADWKG; from the coding sequence ATGTCACTTCTAGGGGTGGCCTTCTTAATTGGCACACAGAACAGTCAGTTCAAGCATCCCATCTGGGTGCTCTGGGCAATGCAGCAAATGAGAAGTATGTACCTAATAGTTGCGTACAGTTGGGCCTCAGGCTCCTTCTTGCACGGTTGGAGCTCACCACTTGTGACAGCATATATGGGTACCGAGGCTGGTATTTGTAGGGAGGGGGATCCGACCACAATGTTAAAATACAAGTACCTGGTCTGTGGAGATCAGAAGCAGAAGGTCCAGCTGCAGGCGCCTGGGTATGAATTTTATCTGAAAGTGAAGTCAGAGGGAGTATTCATCACTCTTGACAAGACTTGGCAGCTGCCCAGCAACCAGCATGCAGACGACGATGCAGGGGATGTCCAACCATCATGGACCAAAGACCTATGCCTGTCCTTTGCACTATACCGGCTACTCCGTTGCAGATTTGACGACTTACCCCTGCCAGCCGATAGTATTAAAAGCACCAGAAAATTAATGTATGAAATTATTGGCAAGAAGGATGAAGATTTGTCTGCACAAATACATCACCACGCTGAGGGAACATTCAGCGGAGATTTACCTGCACAAATAGGCCACCACAGTGAGAGATCATTCAGCAGAGGTTTACCTGCACATATAGACCACCACGCTGAGAGAGCATTCGGAATTGCTGAGTTGGAGCTAGCATTCCTCAATGACTACTTCTACACTAGATACCCCATCCTTTTTTGGCGTGGCTTCCCGCTGATTTTTGCTTGGTACCCTCCCTTGACCATTGCTCTCATTGCTTGGCTTGGAAGGGACATTTATAAACTCTACAAGCCTAAACAGGGGGAAATTGCCCACGTCGTACACAGGGTCAACGTTGACCTGATCATCACATGGATATTCATGGGGATTATCGTGCTGAAGGAGTCTTGGAAGGTGGTCACCTACTTGTTGTCCGACTGGACCAAGGTGATGTTGCTGTGCGAATACACTTCGAGGACCCTGAAGTGGGTTCCAGAGTGGCTGTGGGAGTTCTTGGTTCAGATCTTGTGCACACCTGGATGTAGAATTGGGCGCCGTTGGCACAATAAGATCGGTCAGTATGAATTCTTGCAGTCATTTGGTCACAATCCTAGGAACATTCTTTACTGGTTAAGCCTTGGCTTGGTTCCAAAAGAAATTAGAGGTGCAAAAGTAGGCAGCCCAACGGAGCTGCCAGAGGATGTGAAAGCCGCCGTTCTCAAGTCACTTTGCTCATTAGATCTTAAGCAGAACTCACTAAAGTCAGACCTGCCGACTGATGTTAAGCAGTTCAACTTCGAGTGGACTTTCAAACTGGGTACATGGTGCCATAGCATTCTTGTGTGGCATATAGCAACAAGCCTCTGTGAGATTGAGCTTGCCCAGCACTACAACTCAAGCTTAACCACTTCTGAGTTACTGTCTGCAATCAAGACTGCTCTCAATTGCTTTTCCTCCCAGCCATATGTTATAAAGGAAGACAGAATTGAAGGGTGGCTGCGGGCTAATTATATAGCCGCCAACAGTATATCACGCTACTGTGCCTATCTGCTTCTTATAGAACCAGATTTGCTACCTGACAGTTTCCTAACTGCCGATGACTTATTCAGAAACACCGTCGATGAGGCTTTAGATATCCTGAAAGGCTGTGACACCCTGCAAAGCATATACAGAAGGCTGATTCGAGGAGTGCCTCAACAAGACGACCAAAAAATGGACAGATTAAGGACCCATCCCAATACGATACTTGCGAGTGCTGCACGCCTTGCTTGGTCTCTGATTCATGAGATCCCAGATGAAGTAGTTCGCTGGAAGGTCCTTGCAGAAGTCTGGGTCGATATACTGGTACACACAGCCCCCTCATGGAATGCCTCGGCTCACAAGAAATGCCTTGCAACAGGTAGTGAGTTCATAACGCATATATGGGTCATTCTTTCTCATTGCAACGTCCACAGCAGCAAGCGCTGGCCATACCAAGAACCCCCACACGATGACGACGACCAAGGAGTGGAACGGCAAGGAGTGGGAGCACCAGCACCACATGAACCAAATGTGGGTGCTGCTGGTGAACGAAGCGTCAGCAAGGATCCATCAAATGGAGCACTGCAAGAACAAGACCAAAAATGGGGTCCAATTCCGGGGCAGCAATTGACCACAAATGGTCAACAGCTTGCTCAGAACGAAACAGATGAAAGCAACAAAATACAAGAGCTCGGAGCCGATTGGAAAGGATGA
- the LOC125529277 gene encoding uncharacterized protein LOC125529277 isoform X1, with protein MVKATELVKWSLLFEDSDSAVLMRIEFLVVAIASVFLLMSFLDMFRRRCRYSSIKYLLLILDAISDSSFIYTIGLMQSAPFKKDLFSIWALILVNLRFNACFISAYGIPDQDNSHITEGARVMSLLGVAFLIGTQNSQFKHPIWVLWAMQQMRSMYLIVAYSWASGSFLHGWSSPLVTAYMGTEAGICREGDPTTMLKYKYLVCGDQKQKVQLQAPGYEFYLKVKSEGVFITLDKTWQLPSNQHADDDAGDVQPSWTKDLCLSFALYRLLRCRFDDLPLPADSIKSTRKLMYEIIGKKDEDLSAQIHHHAEGTFSGDLPAQIGHHSERSFSRGLPAHIDHHAERAFGIAELELAFLNDYFYTRYPILFWRGFPLIFAWYPPLTIALIAWLGRDIYKLYKPKQGEIAHVVHRVNVDLIITWIFMGIIVLKESWKVVTYLLSDWTKVMLLCEYTSRTLKWVPEWLWEFLVQILCTPGCRIGRRWHNKIGQYEFLQSFGHNPRNILYWLSLGLVPKEIRGAKVGSPTELPEDVKAAVLKSLCSLDLKQNSLKSDLPTDVKQFNFEWTFKLGTWCHSILVWHIATSLCEIELAQHYNSSLTTSELLSAIKTALNCFSSQPYVIKEDRIEGWLRANYIAANSISRYCAYLLLIEPDLLPDSFLTADDLFRNTVDEALDILKGCDTLQSIYRRLIRGVPQQDDQKMDRLRTHPNTILASAARLAWSLIHEIPDEVVRWKVLAEVWVDILVHTAPSWNASAHKKCLATGSEFITHIWVILSHCNVHSSKRWPYQEPPHDDDDQGVERQGVGAPAPHEPNVGAAGERSVSKDPSNGALQEQDQKWGPIPGQQLTTNGQQLAQNETDESNKIQELGADWKG; from the coding sequence ATGGTGAAGGCCACCGAACTTGTGAAATGGTCCTTACTTTTTGAAGATAGTGATAGCGCGGTGCTTATGAGAATTGAGTTCCTTGTTGTGGCCATTGCATCTGTCTTCCTCCTGATGTCATTCTTGGACATGTTCCGTCGTCGGTGCCGCTACTCCTCCATCAAGTACCTCTTACTTATCCTCGACGCCATAAGTGATTCCTCATTCATCTACACAATTGGGCTGATGCAGAGTGCACCCTTCAAGAAAGATCTGTTTTCAATATGGGCGCTAATATTGGTCAACCTGCGGTTCAATGCTTGCTTCATCTCGGCATACGGCATCCCTGACCAAGACAACAGCCACATTACCGAGGGCGCTAGGGTGATGTCACTTCTAGGGGTGGCCTTCTTAATTGGCACACAGAACAGTCAGTTCAAGCATCCCATCTGGGTGCTCTGGGCAATGCAGCAAATGAGAAGTATGTACCTAATAGTTGCGTACAGTTGGGCCTCAGGCTCCTTCTTGCACGGTTGGAGCTCACCACTTGTGACAGCATATATGGGTACCGAGGCTGGTATTTGTAGGGAGGGGGATCCGACCACAATGTTAAAATACAAGTACCTGGTCTGTGGAGATCAGAAGCAGAAGGTCCAGCTGCAGGCGCCTGGGTATGAATTTTATCTGAAAGTGAAGTCAGAGGGAGTATTCATCACTCTTGACAAGACTTGGCAGCTGCCCAGCAACCAGCATGCAGACGACGATGCAGGGGATGTCCAACCATCATGGACCAAAGACCTATGCCTGTCCTTTGCACTATACCGGCTACTCCGTTGCAGATTTGACGACTTACCCCTGCCAGCCGATAGTATTAAAAGCACCAGAAAATTAATGTATGAAATTATTGGCAAGAAGGATGAAGATTTGTCTGCACAAATACATCACCACGCTGAGGGAACATTCAGCGGAGATTTACCTGCACAAATAGGCCACCACAGTGAGAGATCATTCAGCAGAGGTTTACCTGCACATATAGACCACCACGCTGAGAGAGCATTCGGAATTGCTGAGTTGGAGCTAGCATTCCTCAATGACTACTTCTACACTAGATACCCCATCCTTTTTTGGCGTGGCTTCCCGCTGATTTTTGCTTGGTACCCTCCCTTGACCATTGCTCTCATTGCTTGGCTTGGAAGGGACATTTATAAACTCTACAAGCCTAAACAGGGGGAAATTGCCCACGTCGTACACAGGGTCAACGTTGACCTGATCATCACATGGATATTCATGGGGATTATCGTGCTGAAGGAGTCTTGGAAGGTGGTCACCTACTTGTTGTCCGACTGGACCAAGGTGATGTTGCTGTGCGAATACACTTCGAGGACCCTGAAGTGGGTTCCAGAGTGGCTGTGGGAGTTCTTGGTTCAGATCTTGTGCACACCTGGATGTAGAATTGGGCGCCGTTGGCACAATAAGATCGGTCAGTATGAATTCTTGCAGTCATTTGGTCACAATCCTAGGAACATTCTTTACTGGTTAAGCCTTGGCTTGGTTCCAAAAGAAATTAGAGGTGCAAAAGTAGGCAGCCCAACGGAGCTGCCAGAGGATGTGAAAGCCGCCGTTCTCAAGTCACTTTGCTCATTAGATCTTAAGCAGAACTCACTAAAGTCAGACCTGCCGACTGATGTTAAGCAGTTCAACTTCGAGTGGACTTTCAAACTGGGTACATGGTGCCATAGCATTCTTGTGTGGCATATAGCAACAAGCCTCTGTGAGATTGAGCTTGCCCAGCACTACAACTCAAGCTTAACCACTTCTGAGTTACTGTCTGCAATCAAGACTGCTCTCAATTGCTTTTCCTCCCAGCCATATGTTATAAAGGAAGACAGAATTGAAGGGTGGCTGCGGGCTAATTATATAGCCGCCAACAGTATATCACGCTACTGTGCCTATCTGCTTCTTATAGAACCAGATTTGCTACCTGACAGTTTCCTAACTGCCGATGACTTATTCAGAAACACCGTCGATGAGGCTTTAGATATCCTGAAAGGCTGTGACACCCTGCAAAGCATATACAGAAGGCTGATTCGAGGAGTGCCTCAACAAGACGACCAAAAAATGGACAGATTAAGGACCCATCCCAATACGATACTTGCGAGTGCTGCACGCCTTGCTTGGTCTCTGATTCATGAGATCCCAGATGAAGTAGTTCGCTGGAAGGTCCTTGCAGAAGTCTGGGTCGATATACTGGTACACACAGCCCCCTCATGGAATGCCTCGGCTCACAAGAAATGCCTTGCAACAGGTAGTGAGTTCATAACGCATATATGGGTCATTCTTTCTCATTGCAACGTCCACAGCAGCAAGCGCTGGCCATACCAAGAACCCCCACACGATGACGACGACCAAGGAGTGGAACGGCAAGGAGTGGGAGCACCAGCACCACATGAACCAAATGTGGGTGCTGCTGGTGAACGAAGCGTCAGCAAGGATCCATCAAATGGAGCACTGCAAGAACAAGACCAAAAATGGGGTCCAATTCCGGGGCAGCAATTGACCACAAATGGTCAACAGCTTGCTCAGAACGAAACAGATGAAAGCAACAAAATACAAGAGCTCGGAGCCGATTGGAAAGGATGA
- the LOC125529259 gene encoding uncharacterized protein LOC125529259, with protein sequence MAFKIILSIVHKDGEILNPIVIQFVVALTTALMVTRFVLDALRHRSTGKAMRMTLIVMDAVTQALTIYSLGIMQRPSDKDYYYKVWAVLLVTLRYSVKIGRPAGIALKQTPLVDLMSSFWSANILRSKAPRILKVTGWLLWSVNSLRIIYGFISSEFANDSHREDLRLLTEYMRHEHEAGGGGDGDPVTMKGYRYLVRGEAKKRKMKKNETGGQARDTGMVEETGNIRRLLLALREEHKEILTLEKIWEEPADPADALDEELKDLCLSFALYKLLRRRFFNFGIHEAKLKRTRRLVLDGILGEPCNSERAFRVSEAELSFLNDFFNSRHAIVFAKGFPFIRLLLSTILIGGIGGMAVAIYSFSKVGTRDELGNVHGGVTFTWFLLSFLFVKETWEIMTYVFSDWTKIILLCQYVQKPWWLRNSVTKALVRNLCKLSVPWLPRWHGKVGQCNILFPIRFAFPLRFFFGARYSRYFVYLSTDVKGTVMNCLRDCLAKCPVRLDNYLERAFVHVKAVGFPASVRGAVTGVEDCVHILLVWHIATCYCEIHLAKRRKVKATPNLGGSPYMVARTLSQYCAYVLTLVPPLVPGNSLMGRSVLIKMYEEKCRLLLGPYNSSTHCTLRDHILVRLEEYASGDIHLYDEEKDNTILKKGAALGKKLIQAIRGDDDTLEDHHIEDLWRFLSEFWAGFVIHLAASTRASHHKIYLSSGGEFMTHLWALLTHAGILGEVQHGDQNIDNALTQGDDYDRTVQY encoded by the coding sequence ATGGCGTTCAAAATCATCCTAAGTATCGTACACAAGGATGGCGAAATACTCAACCCTATAGTTATTCAATTCGTCGTCGCCCTCACTACAGCGCTCATGGTGACCCGATTTGTGCTGGATGCTTTGCGGCATCGGTCAACAGGCAAGGCCATGAGAATGACTCTGATCGTTATGGACGCAGTAACCCAAGCATTGACCATATACAGTCTTGGGATCATGCAACGCCCCTCCGATAAGGACTACTACTACAAGGTGTGGGCTGTGCTGTTGGTCACCCTCCGTTACAGCGTCAAGATAGGCCGCCCGGCCGGCATCGCCCTGAAGCAAACCCCGTTGGTAGACCTCATGTCCTCCTTCTGGTCTGCCAACATCCTTCGCTCCAAGGCACCCAGGATTCTCAAGGTAACTGGTTGGCTGCTTTGGTCAGTCAACTCTTTACGCATCATCTATGGTTTTATCTCCTCTGAATTTGCCAACGATAGCCACAGAGAGGATTTGAGACTATTAACAGAGTACATGCGTCATGAGCACGAAGCTGGTGGTGGGGGTGATGGTGACCCTGTCACAATGAAGGGGTACCGGTACTTGGTGCGGGGCGAAGCCAAGAAACGGAAGATGAAGAAGAACGAAACCGGCGGACAAGCAAGAGATACTGGTATGGTGGAGGAAACTGGGAATATCAGGAGGCTCTTGCTGGCGTTGAGAGAGGAGCACAAGGAGATCCTGACGCTTGAGAAGATCTGGGAGGAGCCGGCCGATCCGGCTGACGCCCTTGACGAGGAGCTCAAGGACCTTTGCCTCTCCTTTGCACTCTACAAGCTTCTTCGCAGGCGCTTCTTCAACTTCGGCATTCATGAGGCCAAGCTGAAAAGGACAAGACGGCTGGTTCTTGATGGGATCCTCGGTGAGCCCTGCAACTCCGAAAGGGCGTTCCGTGTCAGCGAGGCTGAGTTGTCTTTCCTCAATGACTTCTTCAACAGCAGGCATGCCATAGTATTTGCGAAAGGCTTCCCATTCATCCGGCTCCTGCTATCCACCATTCTGATAGGAGGGATTGGAGGCATGGCGGTTGCTATCTATAGCTTTTCCAAGGTTGGCACAAGAGACGAGCTCGGCAATGTTCATGGTGGAGTAACTTTTACATGGTTTCTCCTGTCGTTTCTTTTTGTAAAAGAGACATGGGAGATCATGACTTACGTGTTCTCAGACTGGACCAAGATAATTTTGTTGTGCCAGTACGTACAGAAGCCATGGTGGCTGCGAAACTCGGTGACCAAGGCTCTTGTGCGGAACCTCTGTAAGCTCTCTGTGCCCTGGTTGCCAAGATGGCATGGAAAGGTTGGTCAATGCAACATTCTCTTCCCAATCCGTTTTGCCTTCCCACTGCGGTTTTTCTTTGGAGCAAGATATTCTAGGTACTTTGTATATCTGTCAACGGATGTGAAGGGTACTGTGATGAACTGTCTCAGAGACTGCTTGGCCAAATGTCCCGTGCGGTTGGACAACTACCTTGAGCGGGCATTCGTTCATGTCAAGGCTGTTGGTTTTCCTGCAAGTGTCAGGGGAGCGGTCACTGGAGTGGAGGACTGTGTGCACATTCTGCTGGTTTGGCATATTGCTACGTGCTACTGCGAGATTCATCTCGCTAAAAGAAGAAAGGTGAAAGCCACTCCAAATCTTGGGGGGTCTCCATACATGGTCGCTAGGACATTATCACAGTACTGTGCGTATGTACTTACACTGGTTCCTCCTCTAGTGCCTGGGAACAGTCTAATGGGTAGATCGGTGCTGATAAAGATGTATGAAGAAAAATGTCGTCTTCTCCTCGGACCCTACAACTCCAGCACCCATTGTACATTGCGGGACCATATCCTTGTAAGGCTCGAAGAATATGCATCAGGGGACATACATTTGTATGACGAGGAAAAAGACAACACCATATTGAAGAAGGGGGCAGCTCTTGGCAAGAAGCTGATACAAGCGATCCGCGGTGATGATGATACGCTGGAAGATCATCATATTGAAGATCTGTGGAGGTTCTTGTCGGAGTTCTGGGCCGGATTCGTTATCCACTTGGCTGCATCTACAAGGGCTTCTCACCACAAGATATATCTGAGCTCTGGCGGGGAGTTCATGACACATCTCTGGGCGTTGCTAACCCATGCCGGCATCCTAGGGGAGGTCCAGCACGGCGACCAAAATATTGATAACGCACTAACGCAAGGAGATGATTATGATCGGACTGTGCAGTATTAG